Below is a genomic region from Salmo salar chromosome ssa11, Ssal_v3.1, whole genome shotgun sequence.
ACATGCCTAATTGCTGGGGGCACATCAACTCTAACAACATGGATCCTTGTAGGGTCTAGGGCCCTATTTATTGTGACCGCTAACTTACTGGTTCTAACTAAATGAACAAACAAATAAGTAATTTATAAGTTGACTTTCTTGGCTTATTCCTTTAAGCCCCTAGTGGCACGAAGGGCCTCTAGTGCATCTCCAGCAGACTCTGTTCGGAGCGGTTTTCTTGACCAGATTATGTGAACAGTGATGTCAGGGTACTGGCAAAAATTTTGTTGTGCATCCCCCACACTTCTGCAGTATCATTACATCAATCGACTGTTCCTGAGGCCTCAGCGCCCTTTTTGAGGGAGGAAATATCCTCCGGTCTCCAGAAGCAGGCAATCCGAGTGGTTCCTATGTCAAAGATCCAGGGTGGCTGGTACCACCGGTATTTCCTGGTTCCGAAAACGGACTGGACTTTGCACCCTATTATAGACCAACGTGCCCTCAACAAGCACCTCAGTCTACAAAATAAGAATGCTCACGAGCCGCTGGCTATTACAGCTGATTGGCTGGTGGCAGCGGAGTCGAGGGGGCAACACACATCCATGCTACTGTTCCGTATTCAGTCTCTAGGCTTCATAAGAAACCAGACAAAGCTGTCTGACTCCATCTCAGTGCATTCCTTTTTTGGTCTCGAGCAAGACTCACTCACGTATCACGCGTTTCTAGCCACGCGGAGGGTATTTGGGTTCCGGCTCTGCTTAGCCCAGGGGTTCCTAAATGTTTTTGGCCCACGACCCCATTTTCATATCTGAAAATCCTTGCGGCCCCACCTATGTGAAAACAATTATgtaattaacagccaatgttAACTTTTTTATTTGGGGCAATGGCAGTCAATTGAAATGCCttctaacagtatttctgattgtcttcacCATCACATACTTTTTAATGTTTGGCAGTCAATTGCAAATTAGTCTGAAATAAAGTCTCTTatatcaccaccactaatgagatgggtgtgctttGATGCATGTCGCGTCAGTGGGCATGGTCGACAGTGCGCACCTCATCTCTGCcgtcacatccaacctggatcgatatttggttttaatgcagacGAGAGCACAAACTCCAGCTTTTTACAGATATGAGCTGGCGAAGGGTAGCCTACCGTGAGTTTTATGGTGCTTTGAATACAACTGGGATCTCAGAAAAAaatacaaggtcaaatcatgacgtcagtgatcgtTAGGTTGGAAAGtgagagctctagaaagaggccagagttcccgagttggatgaccataaactatttttcccagtcggagcttgtttctttccgagttcccagttgtctcaAACACACTGAAGTAGGGAGATTACCGAGTTCCCAGTTCTTTTGAACGCAGCATTAATGCTCATAGGGAGACGGGAGGCTATTCTCTGAGTCAGGAACCAAAACTCCTCCATAGTGACCAATGAATGCGTTGTCTGCAGCATTTGGTCACGACAGCTCGATCAGCTGTTCGATTTCACTTACCGGCATGTCAACTGAGCCCGGATCACAGTCAAATGGATTGGGAAGTAGGTCCAACCTAAACTGCTCTTCCAAGCGTTGTAGGTGAGCATTCATCACTCGTGTGGGACACTTACTGATGCCTATCTTGGCGTTTAGGTCTCCCGTTAGGATCTTGATGTCTCTTCTGGGTGTTGCATCATAGACAGCATGTAGATTCTCGTAATAGAGTTGTTTTGCTTCCTCCACTGCATTGTTTATAGGTGTGTAGCattggccaatggtgactttcctGGCTTTGTAGTTAAACCTTGCTGTGATGGTCCTTGGTGAAACTGCCTCCCATTATGTGTTGTCTTCATTCTCGTGTCCTGAATAGGCAATCACTTCCCGCTTTGATAGTGTGGTCAAACCTGCACCATTCCAGCAAGCTTCAGCTAGTTGTTGTATTCCTTTATAACTTGGGCTTCTTGTGCTGCTTTTCCTGCTTAGTATGTTGTACAGACATTCCAGATCCCAAGTTGTATTGAGGTCTTGGTTGTAAGAAGATTTTTCCGCAGGCTGGTTTCCCGGAGGCTTTCATCAGTCTACTTCATTAGTCCCCCCGGGAAGGAGTGGGGTCCATTTTGTTTTTAGAGTTCGCATTTGCTTTGTTTGATTTCTGTAACAGCATTTTGTTTTACGTAacagggttgttagccctgcgcGCAACCCCCAACCTGGAGAACAAATGTATAgattattacagtgtaattatcATGTTTTCCATTATCTGTGAATGTTGTACCATAAAAGGAAGCACTGCCATAATTATGTGTGAAGTGtaatataaatgttttttttgcagATGAGTGCCAAACGAAATACGGGAATGCAAACGCCTGGCGATACTGCACTAAAGTGTTTGACATGCTAACAGTAGCCGCTGTAAGTCCAGCCATTGATTGCCATCTTTTTTTATATTTGAAATCACCTTGACTTTTCTCTCTTCTTCTAAGTGCATGTGCTTTTGTTATGTTACATTTTCCCACACTTATGAGTCTATAACTAATAGGAGTTTCTGACCATAGTTGATAGACGAGCAGATCCTTTGTGTGCATGGTGGCCTTTCACCTGACATCAAGACCCTGGACCAGATCCGCACAATCGAGCGCAACCAAGAGATTCCCCACAAGGGGGCCTTCTGTGACCTGGTGTGGTCGGACCCAGAGGATGTGGACACCTGGGCCATCAGTCCGCGAGGTGCAGGCTGGCTCTTTGGCGCCAAGGTCACTAATGAGGTAAATGCATAAAAATGTTCTCCTGTGTGGGGGGGTAACTACCAAAGGGGATTATGATAAATGCAGGCCTAGACAGGATTCCAGACTGACTGTTTTGGTTGCATGTGTTGTCTCGCCTCCTGTCAATCACAAGGCGTCATTGCCTATGCAGAGAGTAAGTGACATGGTCATTCTAACTATCGACACCTTCACTGCTTGAATTGTAAACTGAGGGGGGTGACTGTCCTGGGGTTTATGCCCTAGCACAACaccgctgattcaaataatctaaGCTTAaagatgagttggttatttgaatccgctctagtgctagggcaaaaacaacgTGCACCCAGGGTGGGCACCAAGACcgtgtttgggaaaccctgatctaGGGGGGTCCAGGGGGCAACTTTTGATAGCACATGTGGGAAAAGTTCATATGTAGCCTTGACGGAGGTCCAAGTGGAAAGGACTCTTTGCGGCGCACCTCACCTATGTTGAATACTGAGTTCCATCCATGATCCTTCTTTCCCAATTTCAGTTTGTTCACATCAACAATCTGAAGCTGATCTGCCGTGCACACCAGCTGGTCCATGAGGGCTACAAGTTCATGTTCGATGAGAAGCTGGTGACGGTGTGGTCTGCACCCAACTATTGTTACCGCTGTGGaaacattgcctccatcatggtCTTCAAGGACGTGAACACACGGGAGCCCAAGCTGTTCCGCGCCGTGCCCGACTCTGAGCGGGTCATCCCTCCCCGAACAACAACACCTTACTTCCTCTAAATACAAGAGCCATTTTGTTCAGTTCCAAAATAACCCCCAGCCTcttcccctagcccctatcccTTTTGGTGTTTGCAGTCAAGGGAGGGGATTGGTGTAACTAAGAAATATTACAATGGCTTCACCATGGTCTGGTCCAGAAACGACCATAGCTCTTGTCCCTTCAATGTTTACAGATCTGAAGGAATGAGATGGGTGTTTTCAATATGATAGAAGCGCCCCTATACCTCATTGGAAAGCTAGGTGGAGCTGTCACTAGTTTGTTTACTTTACGCCTGTCTGATCCTTTCAGATCTACAAACACCAAAGTGATAGATGCTTCAATCAGTCAATTGATTCACATCAGCAGTTGTCGCAAAGTGcttttacagaaacccagcctaaaaccccaaacggcaagcgATGCAGATCGTgatgcacagtggctaggaaaaacaccagaaaggcaggaacctaggaagaaatctagaggaaccaggctctgaggggtggccaatcCTCTGGCTGTacccgggtggatattataagagtacatgtCCATttaggccagattgttcttcaagatgtttaaACGGTCATAGATGACCAGCGCAGGGTCAAAAAATTGTCAGTGGTTATagaaggtgcaacaggtcagcacctcaagagtacaTGTCAGTTGGTGGAACAGCAGATGCTTCTGGGCTGAATCTTCTAATGGGTTTAGGGCAGCTATCTATATATTTCGTACACCTATCTGGTTCCTTGTTATCTGAAAAGAGGTGTAGGTTAACGGGTTTGAGACTGGGCTATTGTCCCCACTGTCAACTACCCACCCCCAgctccattttttttttcttgaaaTATACAATCTCAGAACTCCCCCTTCCCTTGAAAGTATTTGATGTTGCCTAATGTGTTTTTATTAGCATTTATTTTTTACAGATAACATTGCTGCATTGTATGAATTGAGTCAAAAGTCCTGTTGGCCCCTCATTTCAATTGAAGCCCCATCTTCATACATTACTACGTGCCAATGCACCTGCTTTAATTTCTACTCCCTCAAATTCCATTCGATGGTAGTAAATGGGACATGCTTTTCCAATAAAATTGAATTGTAGCCAACAATGTATTTGTATGAATACTCCATGTTCTGCAGCTTTGTGCACATTCAAGTCATTCATCTGCTCTGCTACTTTATAGGGTTATCATGATGTCTCGGATTGAATTCCTTTGATTGCACTGTGTCACAGAATTCCATGTTAACTATTGAATGGAGTTCAGTGGTGCATTTGAGTGTTATCGTTCCAACTGGGTCAATATTGCAATTATGCTAAAAGCATGTCACCTGATAATATGGTCTTTTTCAGATGTAATCTATAGAAGAAAACTTATAATTTCCACCAAAGACAGCAATTGAAGTATCCTGCTGTTGATTTTTAAACCAGATCACAGTCGATGGGGATGGGGACTGAGTGGGTTATGATGCTTTTGTACATTCAAATAATTGTATTGATTATTGTTCCTATTTTTCTCTGCTCTGATTTGTTGTATTTTATTATTGTAGACTGCAACCCATATACCAATTGAAAATAAAAGGCCTTTACTAACTTAATCTCTTCTAATGGTGGTTGATGCTTTGGCCTAACTCCATTCAAGGGAGTAAACTAAACTTGCCTTGGCTTGAAGTCAGGGTTTGAGCCCTGCAGTGGTTGCACTGATTTCCATTTTGGTTGCATAATTTAGGGGTTCACAGCAAAGCTGAAACATTGTTATTCTCtcaattgttatttttttccttcacatggttaaataactcaaGCATTAGATTGGCAACTTtctaatttgacacactgaaactAGAGCTTTGTCAAAAAGGAATGGCAGATTGGCCTATAAGTGGCGCTGTTATAAACGGTCTCACTTAAAAACCCTCATATCCGTCGCCCCGGTTTGACCTAGAGACTTGACACTTTGTATAGAGATTTCTTTGCTTATGGTGAACAAGGTTTGTCAGGATAGATTTTCCTCCATCTTGGACATTTTGGAAAAACTTCTCATGAACCATAAATCCAAATGACACCATTCAGTATGTAAGCCCATGGTACATCTCTTAACTTAGTTTGTGAAAATCTAAGGGATCGGTTAAGAGCTGGCCCAGTTATTGATAAATCAGATTTTACGTGTCTATTTAAATCCTTTGTAAATCGCCTCCACAATGGCCTACCAACTTGAAACTTAGGATCATCAAAGACATTACCATGATGAACCAGATTGTTTGGCATTGATAtcttggttgttccactggatattataaggtgaatgcaccaatttgtaagtcgctctggataagagcgtctgctaaatgacttaaatgtaaatgtaatgtaaactaTTAACAATTCACTTGTTTGACTATGTAATGCTAATGCTTAAAATAATTAGGACTAAAAGTCATTAATTCCAAATGTGGTCTTTGGATTCATCACAATAGTCCCTAAAGAGTTTGAGAAAATAACATTGATGCGTTCGAAGATTAAcacacatgaccaaaagtaagtggacacctgcttgtcgaacatctcattccaaaatcatgggcattaatacagagttggtccccccctttgctgctataacaacctccactcttctggaaggatttccactagatgttggaacattgctgcagggacttgcttccattcagccacgagcattagtgaggtcgggcactgattagGCCTGGCAGTTGGCATtccaggaaagggccttccccaaactgttgccacaaagtatgAAGCACCGAAtcgtattgtatgctgtagagtcaAGATtacccttcactggaattaaggggcctagcccaaaccatgaaaaatagccacAGACCATTAATCCTCTttcaccaaactttatagttgacactatgcattcgggcaagtagcgttctcctgatatccgccaaatccagattcgtccgtcggactgccagatggtgaaacatgATTAATCTCTCCAGagaatgtttccactgctccagagtcaaatggcggcgagctttacaccactcttgTTGGAaacgtggcatcctatgatggtgccacgttgaaactcattgagctcttcagtaaggccattctactgccaatgtttgtcgatggagatt
It encodes:
- the LOC100380848 gene encoding serine/threonine-protein phosphatase 6 catalytic subunit, whose amino-acid sequence is MAPLDLDKYVEIARQCKYLPENDLKRLCDYVCDLLLEESNVQPVSTPVTVCGDIHGQFYDLCELFRTGGQVPDTNYIFMGDFVDRGYYSLETFTYLLALKAKWPDRITLLRGNHESRQITQVYGFYDECQTKYGNANAWRYCTKVFDMLTVAALIDEQILCVHGGLSPDIKTLDQIRTIERNQEIPHKGAFCDLVWSDPEDVDTWAISPRGAGWLFGAKVTNEFVHINNLKLICRAHQLVHEGYKFMFDEKLVTVWSAPNYCYRCGNIASIMVFKDVNTREPKLFRAVPDSERVIPPRTTTPYFL